The Patescibacteria group bacterium nucleotide sequence TGGTAGACAACTACGATTACACTGGGCAATTGGCGGTAGACGTTTATCAGACGCCTAAAGAAATAATCATAAAGTCGACCATTGGCGGTGTCCAGCCGGAAGATTTGGACATATCCATCAATCACGATTTGGTTACCATCCGGGGCGTGCGACGCCAAGAAGAGGTAATTAACGAAGAAGATTATATTTATAAGGAATGCCACTGGGGCGGGTTTTCCCGATCAATCATTCTGCCCGTTGATGTTAAAGAAGACCGCATTAAAGCCAGCTTGAAAAATGGCATACTAACGATCGTTCTACCCAAGTCCGGTAAGTCTAAGGTTCGCGTGGTGGAAGTGGAAGACCAGGATTAATCGGATTGTCGCCCAAAAGCATGGACCACCCGGTATCACAAGAAGGGTTTGTTGATAAGATTGACCAAGATCAAGCGGAGATCCGGCTGAATGGTCAGATTTTGCGTTGGCCGGTCGATCGTCTTCCCCAATCCATCAAAGTCGGTGACACCGTCAGAGTTATTGTCACCTCACCCGAACTGGAAAACATGGATCGCGAAGTACTGGCCAAGGCTATTCTAAATGAAATTCTAAGAGGCCAAGATTCTAAGTAATCGCGCGACCATGCCGAAGCCCGCCACCAGCCATAAACCCGCCCGTCAAAAATTCAACCGACGCTGGCGGATCATCAGCTTAATGGCTGTGGTGAGCGTTTTGTTGGTAGCGATTGCAGCATTACTGATACTAAGGAAAGCTTACGCGAACACGATTATTCCGGGAATCAGCGTCGGACAGACGGCCGCTACCGGCTGGAATCGGGAAAAACTCACGCAATACCTTGAATCGTATGACAGCCGGCTGGAGGATGGCGGCTTCGGTTTTGCGTATCAAAAAAAGACGGTGGCCATTACGCCCACCCTGATTTCCAGCGGCACCGGCGATGTAACTCAGCAGATTTTGGATTTCGATACTGTCCGGACGGCGGCGGCGGTATACGCCTATGGCCACACCGGCCACTGGTGGCGCGACCTGGGCGATATTCTGCGGGGCGCAATTGTCCGAATTACAGTCAAACCGATCTATACCGTGGATCGCGCGCTCTTTCGCCAGACTTTGCAGGATAATTTTGATAGCTATGACAAGCCGGCCCACAATGCCGCACCCAAAGTTAAACCAGCCGGCATCGTCACCGTACAAGATGAAACATCCGGCCAGGCGCTTGATTATGACATCGCCATTGACCAAACAATCGTCAATTTTGAGCGGTTGACGATCCAGCCGGTTACTTTGCAATTAGTCCAAGATGAGCCCGATATTAGAACCAACGAAACCGCCGACGCCGTTACCCAAATTACCCAGGCGATGAAACGTCTGCCCTGGACCCTCACCTACCAAGACAAAAAGTGGGCGGTGGACGCGGCCGAGGCCGCCAAGTGGTTTACTTTTAGCCGTGACCAGATGGGATCGGTGCAGGCTGACTTTGATGCCGCTGCCGTGACCGAATACTTCGACGCAGTACCGGGGGCAGTATTGAACCAGCCGGTTAAAGAAGGCCGGTTCCAGGTGGAGAATGGCCGCGTAACCGCTTTTCAGGCTAACCAGGCCGGTGCGGAAATAAATGTCACCGCATCGCTCCTGACGCTGCGGGAGCAATTCTTGTTGAATTATAAAACCGAGGCGGCATTAACGGTCGATGTGATTCAGCCGCTTAGTGAGTCGGACAATATCAATGCGCTTGGCATAAAAGAGCTGGTCGGCACCGGCCGGACCAATTTTAAGGGCAGCCCCAAGAACCGGGTACACAACATCACGGTTGGCGCTAAGGCGCTCAACGGCTTGGTAATAAAACCGGGTGAGGATTTTTCCGTTATCAAAGCATTGGTGCCCATCGACGCTTCGAACGACTACCTGCCGGAGCTGGTGATCAAAGGAAACAAGACCACGCCCGAGTATGGCGGCGGCCTGTGCCAGATCGGAACGACCTTTTTCCGAGCGGTGCTCAATGCCGGCCTTCCGGTGTTAGAACGGCAGAATCATTCGTATCGGGTTTCGTACTACGAGCCGCCAGTAGGCATGGACGCCACTATTTACGATCCAAAACCAGATTTCAAATTTAAAAATGACTATGCCAGCAGTTTGTTGATCCAAACTCGAATCGAAGGTACTGAACTAATATTCGATATCTATGGCACCAAAGACGGACGGACGGTCAGTGCCACCGACCCGGTGATATCAAACGTCGTCAAACCCGGACCGACCAAGATCATTGAAACCGAAGACCTGAAGCCAGGTGAGAAGAACTGCACCGAAAAAGCCCACAATGGTTCGGACGCGGAATTTACCTACACGGTAAAATATTCCGATGGACGCACCGAGAACGTATTGTTTAAATCTCATTATAAGGTTTGGCCGGCTGTTTGCTTGGTCGGCAAAGCAGCCAGTGCTCCCACTGAAACGCCTCCGGCCGCCCCCACCAATTCAAACTCAAATGCTAATAGCAATAGCAACGCGAATGTGAGCACAAACAGTTCAGTGAATACTAATACCAACGCCGCGCCATCGAATGTGAACGCGAATGTTTCGACACCGGCTGTAAACACTAACGCCAATTCGACCGCACCAGTAGTCAATAGCAACATTAACGCTCCTTAACAGTTGAAGGTGCCGAAGCTCTATACCAAAAACAGCCGCGCGTATATCTGCAGTCAAGAGAATTTTTCTAAGGAGATAGAAAAGGGATAAACCTGTTCTAACCTCAGAAAAAGCCCCATGCTTTTCGTGACTGCAGGTATTCGTTCGGCTGCTTTAGTTTTGTTGACATCGGCTTTTTTTACCGAATGGAGTATCTTATCACAGGCCGCTTACCTTGTCAAGTGGTGCCCGCCGATGGTACACTGAATAGCGGTTTTTATTGCACTTTTTGCCGCTACCGCCCCTAAACCCATAAGCCTACCGACCGAGCATGACCACCGAAGAAGACCGACTGATTAGCGCCGCCGTCAAACCCGAAGAAGAGAAATTTGACGCTACATTACGCCCGCGCTCCCTGCGGGAATATGTCGGACAGGACGCCATTAAGGAAAATTTACAGATCTTCATGTCGGCCGCCAAGAAACGGCACGAACCACTGGAGCATGTATTGTTGTACGGCAGCCCCGGTTTAGGCAAAACGACGTTGGCGCATATTATTGCCCGCGAGATGGGGGTCAATATTCGAGTCACGTCCGGTCCGGCCATTGAACGCGCCGGCGATCTGGGTTCGATACTGACCAATTTGGAAGATCACGATATTTTATTCATTGATGAGATCCATCGCCTCAATCGTACGGTCGAAGAAACACTCTATCCGGCAATGGAGGAGTATGTGCTTGACATCGTTTTAGGCAAAGGATTGAGTGCTCGGACGATGCGGCTTGATTTGCCAAAGATTACCTTGATTGGCGCCACCACTATGGTCAGCAAGCTGTCTTCGCCATTGCGCGACCGTTTTGGCAATACTTTTCGGCTGGATTATTACTCGGATCAGGACATCGAGAAGATCATTC carries:
- a CDS encoding Hsp20/alpha crystallin family protein, with amino-acid sequence MESQKFATQFKDLDVEAESAEASATPIANAPVEPMGESLVDNYDYTGQLAVDVYQTPKEIIIKSTIGGVQPEDLDISINHDLVTIRGVRRQEEVINEEDYIYKECHWGGFSRSIILPVDVKEDRIKASLKNGILTIVLPKSGKSKVRVVEVEDQD
- a CDS encoding VanW family protein; translated protein: MPKPATSHKPARQKFNRRWRIISLMAVVSVLLVAIAALLILRKAYANTIIPGISVGQTAATGWNREKLTQYLESYDSRLEDGGFGFAYQKKTVAITPTLISSGTGDVTQQILDFDTVRTAAAVYAYGHTGHWWRDLGDILRGAIVRITVKPIYTVDRALFRQTLQDNFDSYDKPAHNAAPKVKPAGIVTVQDETSGQALDYDIAIDQTIVNFERLTIQPVTLQLVQDEPDIRTNETADAVTQITQAMKRLPWTLTYQDKKWAVDAAEAAKWFTFSRDQMGSVQADFDAAAVTEYFDAVPGAVLNQPVKEGRFQVENGRVTAFQANQAGAEINVTASLLTLREQFLLNYKTEAALTVDVIQPLSESDNINALGIKELVGTGRTNFKGSPKNRVHNITVGAKALNGLVIKPGEDFSVIKALVPIDASNDYLPELVIKGNKTTPEYGGGLCQIGTTFFRAVLNAGLPVLERQNHSYRVSYYEPPVGMDATIYDPKPDFKFKNDYASSLLIQTRIEGTELIFDIYGTKDGRTVSATDPVISNVVKPGPTKIIETEDLKPGEKNCTEKAHNGSDAEFTYTVKYSDGRTENVLFKSHYKVWPAVCLVGKAASAPTETPPAAPTNSNSNANSNSNANVSTNSSVNTNTNAAPSNVNANVSTPAVNTNANSTAPVVNSNINAP
- the ruvB gene encoding Holliday junction branch migration DNA helicase RuvB, with the translated sequence MTTEEDRLISAAVKPEEEKFDATLRPRSLREYVGQDAIKENLQIFMSAAKKRHEPLEHVLLYGSPGLGKTTLAHIIAREMGVNIRVTSGPAIERAGDLGSILTNLEDHDILFIDEIHRLNRTVEETLYPAMEEYVLDIVLGKGLSARTMRLDLPKITLIGATTMVSKLSSPLRDRFGNTFRLDYYSDQDIEKIIHRSAKILNIELEESAAQEIARRSRKTPRIANRLLKRARDYAQMKHNGRITVEAALKALEMLEVDKFGLDKTDRLILETIIDKFNGGPVGLNTIAASTSEEMDTITEVYEPFLLQTGFLARTPRGRVVTAQAYEHLGRQVPANLQDKLI